AGGCGTCGGGAACGCGATCAGTATCGCCATTCGGAGAAATGGGGTTGCCGGGAATGTAGCGTGGCCCAACAACCATTGGGAAGACGAATTCGTAGTTTCCTCCCTCAAATTTTAAGCTATCGGTATATCGAATTGTCACATCAATTTTTTCACTGGGTTTGATGTTAGCGAGGGATTGGGTGAAGATGTTATCTCGTTCTTGTTCTAAAAGGCCGGCAGTGCGTCCTTCACGGACAGCTTGTTCGTAAATTTTTTGCGCTTCCTCGCGTTTTTTTATATCGCCTTTAATAATCCGCTCACCGATTTTTATTTCCATGTCATCTACCGCTGCTTCATCGGGAAGCGGGAAGACATAAATGGCTTCTAAGGGTTCTTTAAAAGGGTTTTCAAAGGTTTGCGTAACTTCAACACGGGAAACGTTGCCGGCAATTTTGGCTTTAACGTCAGTATGTTTGAGGGGAAAAACTTGTTGTTTGCTTTCTTTTGAAAGGACAAATAAGCCGCCGGGTGGGGTGTCGGGTTGGTTGGCGGGGGTAGTGCTGGGGTTGGTTTGGCTGATTTGAACTGCCGACTGATTAATTTGTGGCGGTTGTAGTGCAACGGTTCCGACAGTGCCGGTTAGTAGTGCGATGGCTGGTAATATATAAGCTAATTTCATAGATGCTTCTTTATTTGAGATATTGAGTTCGTTCGCTTTAAAGATGACACGGCTTCAGTGCAAACGTTCCTCAGTTGCATTTTTTGTAACAAGAAAGGCTTGGCATAGCTGAAAAAGACAGGAAGAATGCAATAGCCTTCCTTTATATACGGGAGATGCCGGCATACTCAGCAAACTTGTTGCGACAATTTATCTGTGTATGCCTGCCGGCACGCTGCGCTATCATCTGTGGTTTTATACTTGACGGTGTAACAACCCTGTCATTACTGGTAGTAAACCTAATTATTGGAATTTACAATTCCGAACTAAAAATGGCTAGATAGTATTAATTTTACAAGAGTCTAATCAGTTAACTTGCTTTCCCTTAAGTTTCTGCTTTAGCTAGGAAAAAATTTAGTTTTTTATCAAAAATTGCTCATTTCTATAGAACTTTTTATTTGGGTAAAATGAATTATTTTGATATTGAGGAAGATATGAGGTTTCGCGGTTTTCTAACTTTCGATTGTAAAGCGATTTATTCGCGTCAGCATCTTTGTTGAGGGGATTCAGTAAAAAATGTCAGGTTGGTCTATCTAGCAATCCTACATGGGTTGTAATATTTCTAGCCGGCATCTTGACGGCACGACAATTTTTTATGACTAATGAGCATTGACAAATCACAGATAATTGTTCTATACCTGCTGATTGCAGAGTAGGCCATTTAGTCTAATCTCTAGCTAGCTTCTCTGAGAAAAAATTTATTTGGCTAGATTTGTATGAATTTTCCATAATTTCAATTTTATGTAAAAATTATAGCTTTGACTCACCAGACCATCAGAATAATTTGAACGTTTTAAAGGAAAAATCTCCATGACTGAGATTGCAACGAATGATCTGCCGGCACCGACAACCGCTTATGATGTTGAAAATGCTGTTCTAGAACGATACAAAGCGGGTGCCCGTGAAGCACAACCGGCTCTCTGTTGCCCCACAGAATACGAAGGCGGTTATCTGGAAGGCTTGCCGCAAGAAATCATTGAAAAGGATTACGGCTGTGGTGATCCAACACGCTATGTAAAAGCCGGCGAAACAGTGGTAGACCTCGGTTCGGGGGCTGGAAAAAATTGCTATATCATAGCCCAAAAAGTCGGATCTCAAGGCCAAGTGATTGGAGTTGATTTTAATGACGAGATGCTGGGTTTGGCAAAAAAATATCAAGATGAAATCGCCAGCAAATTAGGATACAGCAATGTTTCTTTTGTCAAGGGAAAAATTCAAGATCTTGCATTAAATTTAGACAAAGTTCAGTGGTGGTTAGATAAAAATCCAGTAACCTCCATCGAGGGAATTGGGGCATTGGAAGCCGAATCTGCTCGCCTTCGGATGGAATCGCCGTTAATCCCGGATAACAGTGTTGATGTTGTCATTTCTAATTGTGTGCTGAACTTGGTTCGCTCACAAGATAAGCAACAGTTGTTTCAAGAAATATACCGAGTGCTAAAACGCGGCGGCAGAGCGGTAATTTCTGATATTGTTTGCGACGAAGATCCGACACCGGCAATCTTGAACGATCCGGAATTGTGGAGTGGCTGTATCGCTGGCGCTTTCCGGGAAGATGAATTTCTAGAAATGTTTGAGCAAGCCGGCTTCTATGGAATCGAGATTTTGAGTCGGCAGGAAGAACCTTGGCAAGTGATTGAGGGTATTGAATTTCGTTCCCTTACGGTACGCGCTTTTAAAGGTAAAGACGGCCCTTGCCTAGAGCGCAACCAAGCCGTAATTTATAAAGGCCCGTGGAAACAAGTGCTTGATGATGATGGCCATACCTATGAGCGGGGGCAGCGCATGGCTGTGTGCGACAAGACTTACAAGATATTAACCGATGGCAATGGCCCTTATCACCGCGATATGGTGCCGGTGGAATCCTATCAAAACATTCCCCTGGAAGAAGCTCAAGCCTTTGATTGCCAGCGCACCGGCATCCGTCATCCACAAGAAACCAAAGGATTAGACTATCGCATAACTGTGACGAATGAGGGTGCGGCTTGCTGCGCCCCAGAAAGCTGTTGCTGAGCGATCTAGCCCATCACTTTAGTAAGATGACCCCCAACACTTAATGAAGGAGAATCTTATATGAATCGTCCGAGTCGTCCTACATTTTAGGGATTGTTGCCTTGGTGTTTTGTTAGAGGCTTTGGTAATTGAAGGCTTGGGCTAAAACAAGTACGCTGATTTTGCAGGGAATTAGCGTTGTTTTGTCGGTTTTTGGCCTGATTACAGGCGGAGGCTCGAACGCGATCAGCATTCTTTTTGCCGGCGTGATGGTCTATTGCCTTGTAACGCCCAGAGGTAAAATTAGCCATCGGTAAATAGTCTCAACCGGACTGTAACCGATGGCGGGTAAGTTATCGGGCGGGCATCTTGCCAGCCCTAAACCCATAACACGTTAAAAATTAACACCAAAAAAGCGAAAAACAATGTCCCAAAGCAACCCGATACCAAACTCGAATGAAACACCGGCACCAATGGCGATGATGCAGATGATCTCTAGCCGCTGGGTGTCACAACCGCTTTACGTTGCCGCACAACTCGGCATTGCTGATCTGTTGAAAGATGGCCCTAAAACCATTGATGAGCTTGCAAATGCCACCGGCACCCATGCGCCATCCCTCTATCGTTTGCTCCGTGCCCTCGCCAGTGTGAGTATTTTTGCTGAGGGGGAGGATGGCCGGTTTGAACTCACCCCCCTCGCCAGCTGCTTGCAAACTGGGGTTGAGGGTTCCGTGGGTGCGATGGCAATCATGTTCGCCCAGGAGTGGCACTCGCGTCCTTGGGAGCATCTGCTTGAAAGTGTAAAAACCGGCAAAACGGCTTTTGAACTTGTCTATGGCAAGAAGGCATTCGAGTATTTGGCACAGAACCCCGAAGCCGGGAAGATTTTCGACAACGCAATGACCGGCATTACGGTAACGCATAATACTGCTATTGCCGCCGCCTATGACTTTTCTTCTATTAGCAAACTTGCAGATATTGCTGGAGGTCATGGCGGTTTAATCGCTGCAATTCTTAATGCTAACCCCAAAATGGAAGGGATTTTATTTGACCAGCCACACGTGATTGCCGGTGCCTTGCCCTTGCTCGAATCTCAAGGTGTTGCCAGTCGCTGCAAACTGATTGCCGGGAACTTTTTTGAGTCTGTTCCTGCCGGCTGTGATGGCTATATTCTCAAAAGCATTATCCACGATTGGGATGATGAAGAAGCTTTGGCAATTCTCAAAAATTGCCGCAAAGCCATGATCGGGAAAAATAGCAAACTGCTGTTGGTGGAGAACGTCATTCCTGCTGGTAATGAAGCTTCGATGAGCAAGCTAGTTGACTTAGAAATGCTAGTAATGGCTGGGGGTCGGGAACGCACTGAAGCTGAGTATCGCACACTGTTGGGAGCAGCCGGTTTCGAGTTAACCAACATCGTCCCGACTCAAATGCCGGTAAGTGTAATAGAGTCCGTGTCGAGCTAGTGTTAGAAAACAGTTTGGGGTGTAGAAAATGCTATTGGCTGTCCTATTTTTTGCAACGTTTTTTTTAGCTTATTCCAATGGTGCAAACGATAACTTTAAAGGTGTGGCAACTTTATTTGGTAGCCAGACAGCCAATTATAAGACAGCCATTGGTTGGGCGACGATCACAACTTTTGCCGGCTCAGTTTTTTCGATTTTTCTAGCACAAACACTGATTAAAAGTTTTTCTGGCAAAGGACTGGTGCCGGATGTGATCGCCGATACCTCAGATTTTCATATAGCCGTTGCGTTTGCGGCGGGTTTGACTGTGATCCTTGCCACCGTGACAGGATTTCCGATTTCCACCACCCACGGACTTACAGGCGCGCTTGTGGGTGCCGGTTTGAGGGCAATTGGCACTCAAGTTAATTTTACCGCACTCCAGAAAACCTTTTTATTGCCTTTGTTGCTGAGTCCAATCGTTGCGATTGCTTTAGGAACTTTCATTTATGGTTTGTTTCGCTACCTGCGAATTTATTTAGGGATAGAGAAAGAATGGTGTGTCTGTGTGGGGGAAACTCAACAGGTGATTCCGATTCCCCAGCCTGATGCGGCGAATGTGCTTCAGTGTGTGACGACGACTGATATTGCTGTTGATTCTCAAGAGAAATGCACGCAAAGATATACGGGAAATTTTCTCAGCCTTAATAGTCAAAAATTGGTTGATACTTGCCATTATTTGAGTGCGGGAGTGGTCAGTTTTGCCCGAGGTTTGAATGATACTCCGAAGATTGTTTCATTGATGCTGGTAGGGGAAGCGCTTTCGATGCAGTGGGGAAGTCTAGCAGTCGCTTTGGGAATGGCCGTGGGCGGTTTGCTGAATGCTCAAAAAGTGGCCGAAACCATGAGCAAAAAAATTACAAAAATGAATGCCGGCCAGGGATTTTCAGCCAATTTAGTGACGGGATTTCTGGTGATTGCTGCCAGCCGGTATGGACTGCCGGTTTCTACAACTCATGTGTCTGTTGGCTCTATTTTTGGAGTGGGATTGATTTCCCGGAAAGCAAACGCTCGGGTTTTCTATCAAATTTTACTATCATGGATTTTGACGTTACCCATTGCTGCTTTATTAAGTGCTAGTATTTATTGGGGATTGCAGCGTTAAAAAGATTAACCGCTAAAGCAAAAAGTTTAGCAATTTCTAGATAAAAATTTGATAATTCAGGAAAATTAAAATGGTGAAAATAACAAAATTACAGCCCAATTCAGTAGTAACTCCTTTTGAAAAAAAACTAGAATCACCTTTAACGAAGCAGGAAATTACAGTTTTACAAGTTAATTTAGGCAAACGCTGTAACCTCGCTTGTACTCATTGTCATGTGGAAGCCGGCCCAAAACGGACAGAAGAACTTTCTCCGGAAATTTGTGAGCAGTTGATTGAGATTATTCGGCGGTTTCCCCAAATAAAAACTGTCGATCTGACTGGCGGTGCACCTGAGATGAATTACGGGTTTAAACCGCTAGTGGAAGCTGCGCGGTTGGAAGGCAAGGAAGTAATTATTCGCTCAAATTTAACGATTTATTTTGAGCCTGGGTTTGAGGAGATTCCAGCATATTGTGCTGAACACCGGCTGAGAATTGTTGCGTCTCTTCCCTGTTATTTACAAGATAATGTTGATAAGATGCGGGGTGCCGGTGTTTATGATGCTTCGATTCGGGCAATTCAATGGCTAAACCGGCTCGGTTACGGTGACAATCCAAATTTGATTTTGGATTTGGTTTATAATCCGACCATTCCTAGTTCTCCCGAAAAGTTTTCTCTGCCGCCGGCTCAGGGTAAGCTTGAGCAGGATTACAAAAGGTTCCTGCAAGAACATTTTAACATATCCTTTAATCAGCTTTTTACGATTACGAATTTGCCCATTGGTAGAACGAAGTTTCATTTAGAACACAAGCAACTTCTTAAGCCTTATCTGAGTTTTCTAGAAGAAAGTTTTAATTCTGATACGGTTGAGCGTTTGATGTGCCGCAATGAACTTTCGATTGACTATTTAGGAAATGTTTATGATTGCGATTTCAATCAAATGGAAAGGCTGCCGGCAAGAACTGCTGCCGGAGAGGTTGTAACGGTGGCGAAGCTTCTGGAAGCGGGGACATTGGATTTGATTGAAGAAATTAGGACGGCATCTTACTGTTATGGTTGTACGGCGGGTTCGGGTTCTAGTTGTGGGGGTGCGTTGATTTAGGCAGATCGAGTGTATTGATGTGAGGGATGATGGAGAACCCAAATCCAAGAGAAGGAAATTCAAAAAGAAGCCAAGCTATTTTTAAAGTTATTTTGGCGATCGTGTTTGTGGCTGGGTTGATTTTTGCGGCTCAATATTTGGGTGTGCGAGAACGGTTGCTCGATGCTTTGGAGTGGATTCGCGGTTTGGGCATTTGGGGTGCGGGGATATTTATTATGATTTATATCCTGGCTACGGTGCTGTTTTTACCGGGTTCTATTTTGACGTTGGGTGCCGGTGCGATATTTGGAGTGTTTTGGGGTTCTGTATGGGTATCGATTGCAGCGACATTGGGCGCGACTGCTGCTTTTTTTGTGGGACGATATTTGGCGAGGGGTTGGGTTGAGCGACAGATTGCCGGCAATGAAAAGTTTAAAGCAATTGATGAAGCGGTTGCCGGCGAGGGATGGAAAATTGTGGGTTTAACGCGATTGTCTCCTATTTTTCCTTTTAATCTATTAAATTATGCCTTTGGTGTGACTCAAGTTTCTTTAAAAGATTACTTTTTTGCATCTTGGATTGGAATGATGCCGGGAACAGTTATGTATGTTTATTTGGGTTCTGTCGCGAAAGATTTGGCTACGATTGGAACCCAGGAACAACCGGCTACACCGGCACAGTGGATTTTGCGGCTAGTTGGATTAATTGCGACGGTGGCAGTCAGCGTTTATGTAACACGCATTGCTAAACAAGCTTTAGCGGGTAAAAGTAGTGAGGGATGATTTCAACTTTGATGAAAAATTAAAATAAGGAGGCTTTCTATTGTTGTTAATATTGATGCAGAAAAGGCAACTCATTTTAGAAATTTTTCCTCTATTGTAAGACGCTCCATCTAGGATGAAAAAATCTTAAATATAAAATCGAGATAATGCTAGGGAAAGTAATAAAAAATCCGCGCTTTTGGTTAGGAATTGCTCTGGCAATTTGCTTGCTGCTTTGCGCTTTAGGACCACTCAAAGCGCTGTTTGATTACTCTTTTTTAGTGAAGCAGTTGGAAACCAGGGGAAACCTAGCAGTTTGCTTGTTTGTGGGAGTGTTTGCGCTGGCGACTGTGGTGGGAATTCCTGGAGTTCTTTTTCCCGTTGTTGCCGGCGCAGTGTTCGGTTTATTCTGGGGCACCTTCTGGTCAGTTGTTGGGGCAACTTTGGGAGCAGTGGGTGCTTTCTGGGTGTC
This genomic window from Microcoleus sp. FACHB-672 contains:
- the arsS gene encoding arsenosugar biosynthesis radical SAM (seleno)protein ArsS (Some members of this family are selenoproteins.), with translation MVKITKLQPNSVVTPFEKKLESPLTKQEITVLQVNLGKRCNLACTHCHVEAGPKRTEELSPEICEQLIEIIRRFPQIKTVDLTGGAPEMNYGFKPLVEAARLEGKEVIIRSNLTIYFEPGFEEIPAYCAEHRLRIVASLPCYLQDNVDKMRGAGVYDASIRAIQWLNRLGYGDNPNLILDLVYNPTIPSSPEKFSLPPAQGKLEQDYKRFLQEHFNISFNQLFTITNLPIGRTKFHLEHKQLLKPYLSFLEESFNSDTVERLMCRNELSIDYLGNVYDCDFNQMERLPARTAAGEVVTVAKLLEAGTLDLIEEIRTASYCYGCTAGSGSSCGGALI
- a CDS encoding inorganic phosphate transporter, whose product is MLLAVLFFATFFLAYSNGANDNFKGVATLFGSQTANYKTAIGWATITTFAGSVFSIFLAQTLIKSFSGKGLVPDVIADTSDFHIAVAFAAGLTVILATVTGFPISTTHGLTGALVGAGLRAIGTQVNFTALQKTFLLPLLLSPIVAIALGTFIYGLFRYLRIYLGIEKEWCVCVGETQQVIPIPQPDAANVLQCVTTTDIAVDSQEKCTQRYTGNFLSLNSQKLVDTCHYLSAGVVSFARGLNDTPKIVSLMLVGEALSMQWGSLAVALGMAVGGLLNAQKVAETMSKKITKMNAGQGFSANLVTGFLVIAASRYGLPVSTTHVSVGSIFGVGLISRKANARVFYQILLSWILTLPIAALLSASIYWGLQR
- a CDS encoding methyltransferase, yielding MSQSNPIPNSNETPAPMAMMQMISSRWVSQPLYVAAQLGIADLLKDGPKTIDELANATGTHAPSLYRLLRALASVSIFAEGEDGRFELTPLASCLQTGVEGSVGAMAIMFAQEWHSRPWEHLLESVKTGKTAFELVYGKKAFEYLAQNPEAGKIFDNAMTGITVTHNTAIAAAYDFSSISKLADIAGGHGGLIAAILNANPKMEGILFDQPHVIAGALPLLESQGVASRCKLIAGNFFESVPAGCDGYILKSIIHDWDDEEALAILKNCRKAMIGKNSKLLLVENVIPAGNEASMSKLVDLEMLVMAGGRERTEAEYRTLLGAAGFELTNIVPTQMPVSVIESVSS
- a CDS encoding TVP38/TMEM64 family protein; the protein is MMENPNPREGNSKRSQAIFKVILAIVFVAGLIFAAQYLGVRERLLDALEWIRGLGIWGAGIFIMIYILATVLFLPGSILTLGAGAIFGVFWGSVWVSIAATLGATAAFFVGRYLARGWVERQIAGNEKFKAIDEAVAGEGWKIVGLTRLSPIFPFNLLNYAFGVTQVSLKDYFFASWIGMMPGTVMYVYLGSVAKDLATIGTQEQPATPAQWILRLVGLIATVAVSVYVTRIAKQALAGKSSEG
- a CDS encoding methyltransferase domain-containing protein: MTEIATNDLPAPTTAYDVENAVLERYKAGAREAQPALCCPTEYEGGYLEGLPQEIIEKDYGCGDPTRYVKAGETVVDLGSGAGKNCYIIAQKVGSQGQVIGVDFNDEMLGLAKKYQDEIASKLGYSNVSFVKGKIQDLALNLDKVQWWLDKNPVTSIEGIGALEAESARLRMESPLIPDNSVDVVISNCVLNLVRSQDKQQLFQEIYRVLKRGGRAVISDIVCDEDPTPAILNDPELWSGCIAGAFREDEFLEMFEQAGFYGIEILSRQEEPWQVIEGIEFRSLTVRAFKGKDGPCLERNQAVIYKGPWKQVLDDDGHTYERGQRMAVCDKTYKILTDGNGPYHRDMVPVESYQNIPLEEAQAFDCQRTGIRHPQETKGLDYRITVTNEGAACCAPESCC